In Chitinophaga oryzae, the sequence TTTCATGGCAGGGCTTTCCCCACACCTTCTCCGTATAGTCTTTGAAGAATGTTTTATACAGCACTTTCCCGAAGCGTTTGATAAAAAAATCTTCCAGCGTTTTTTCGGCTTTCCGGTAGAAAACACGGGTATACCCGTACGAAATCATGATCCTGCATAGCCGGAACAGGCCCAGCTTTGAGATGGTGCTCACAGACAGGGTGAGCGGGTACAGGAACAGCTTGCGCTGGTAATAGATCCTGGACAACCGGTCCCGGATGAGCATGACCAGGTCGGGATGCTGCGGGGCCTGCTGTTTGGCTGCCATCTTCAGTGTTCGTTCTTTTTGCTGATAGGCAATGCGTACCTGTTCAGCCGGAGCGCCGATAGGCATCACCTGCAGCCACCAGTCCATTACCCGGTCTGACTTGGAAAAGAAACGATGGCCGCCGATGTCGATGCGGTTGCCTTTGTAGCGGACTGTCTTTGAAATACCGCCAATATCGCCGGACATTTCGAGAATGACAGGTTTAATGTCTGTACGGGTAAGCAGTTCATAGGCCGCTGTCAGTCCTGCCGGACCTGCGCCGATGATAATCGCTGTTTTTTTGTCTGTCATGGCGGAAATAGCTAAGCGGAACCGTCACTTTCTCTCAGCACTATTTCTGTTGACAAACGGCAGGCATCTCCCTAAAAATTTAATGGTCACCACTAACAGGTACCATGGTAAGAAAAGGAGCCTGACAGCAGCTTTCCAGCATAGTATAGCATAATAAAAAGCACGTTCCATCATTATAAAATATTCGTGATACAGCCTGCGCGGGGCTAATAATGTTAACTAACTGCCACTAATACACGATGATGGAACGATACCCTTATGGGGAGGCAAAAAAAATCCGGGAAATTTCCCGGACCAGTTTTTTATGAGAGGGTGCCATTGAGGCTGGCGAGCCGGTGTAGTTCGTCGAACGTGGCGACGATCGTGCTGCCGTTATAGGTGGCCGATAATTCCCTGTCTTTCGATGTCACCCGGAAAGCTTTGGCGTTCAGGTAGCTGGTCAGTGCCAGTTGATGGTCCATTTCAAAAAGGGAGATCAGCTGCGGGAAAACGGTCAGCACCCGTTGCGGGCTGTCGGTGCGCGTTTTGTCGATCACGTCGCTCTGGATGGTCACCAGTAAGGCGCCGCTGCCATAGTCGGCCACGTAATAGGCGCTGGCGCCAAACATACCGGATGCAATCAACCCGATATAATGTACATCGTTCACAGCACCCTCGAACTGGCTGGTGGTGAATAAGGGCACCTGGTGCGCTTCACCGTAGGCTTTCAGTTGTAAGGCTTGCTGCAGCAGGTTTTCCGGGATATTGGACTGGGTATTGGCCCAACCCCAGAGGAAGGTTTCAGACGAATGGGAGAAAGTGCCCAGTATCTGGATGGGGAATGTCAGGTGATCGCCGAAACTGATGGTGCCTTCATTGAGATCGGCGTTCCAGTTGTTGTCGCCGATGATGGCGGACAGGTCGTTCTGTTTATCCAGTGCAATACCGCCGTATTGTGCGATTAGGTCCTTCGCGGACAGGGCTGTTGAATCAGACATATTACTTCATTTTTACTATTGGCGGTCAAGTTACGTTATTTGAAGGACTTACTTCCTATCTTCGCGGCGTAGCATTTTAACAATAAGAAAACCATGCAACCTGAAGTAACCCTTCGCCGTATTACTGTAAACAACGTAGAAGACATCTGCGATTTAAGCAAAACCCTCAGTCCCGCGCAACGCAACAAGGTAGCCGACAATGGCGAATCCATTGCCGTAGCGCACTATTCCGAAGACGCCTGGTTCAGGGCCATCTATGCCGGTGAAGAACCTGTGGGCTTCATCATGCTGCATACCGCCGCCGACTGGAGCGACGGCCTCGATTTCCCCGGCATGTTCCTCTGGCGTTTTATGATCGCCGGCCCCGAACAGGGAAAAGGATATGGCAGAAAGGCCATCGGCCTTGTGTTGCGCAACCTCGCCGCCCGTAAGATTTACGAGCTATATACCAGCTGTGGCGAGGGAGAAGCCAGCCCGCTGGAATTCTACCAGCGCCTGGGCTTTACGGCTACCGGCGTCTATTATGACGATGAAGCGGAGCTGAAACTCACCTTCACCGACGCCACCGTGGAGCAACTGTTAAGCTGAAAGCAGCTTTTCCCGGATCCCCGCGAGGTGATGATCATCATGTTCTGCCACGAAATAAGCCAGGTCGATGACGCGCATCGGCGTTTTTAAACGGGGATGCAACGCGGTGTTGTTCATCTGCGTATCGTTCAGCGCCTGTAACTTTTTCACCAGCAACGCCCGTTGCTCCCGGAATTGCCGCAGCAGTTCAGGGAGCGCGGTGGCGTTATGGTTGGCCTGATGCGTACGTTGGTTGGTGAGATCTGCCACGCGCAGCTCCTGCTGCCCGTTGGCAAAATCGTCGAAGCGGCCGGACCATAACGGTTCCATATCCGAAAGATGTCCTGCCTCTTCCTGCGCCGACCACTGGTCGCCGGACTTGTGTACCAGCGCCGCTTCTGCAGCGCCGCGGGTCAGTTCTTCCAGTCTTGCAGGCGTACCCGCGAGGCGTTCAATGATGTCGGGCATAACGCCGTTGTCTGTAATGGCCGGAAACGACCGGTCAAACCATGCTGTCCTTTTCATCGTGACTGCGATTTATAAAAATTATACAATGTTTTGATATCGCTGCTGCAAAGCAATGGCATCGCCGCTTTCAGCATATCGTCGGGCCAGTTCCACCATTCCATTTCCAGCAACCGCGCGATGTCTTCTTCCGGGAAACGTTTCCGTATCTCTTTGCCCGGGTTACCGCCCATAACGCTGTAAGGCGCCACGTCTTTGGTGATCAGCGCCCTGCTGCCGATGATAGCGCCGTGACCAATTTTAACGCCCGGCATCACCACCGCTTCCGTGCCGATCCACACATCGTTGCCGATGACCGTATCGCCGGCCGGCCGGAAACCATCGATACTGCCTTCAAAGGCCGCTACTTCCGGCATATAAAAAAACGGGAAACTGGATACCCAGTCGTGCCGGTGCCCCTGATTGCCCGCCATGATAAACGCAGCGCCGCTGCCGATGGAACAATAACTTCCGATGATCAGCTTATCCACGTCTGTCCTGTCGGGCATCAGGTATTTGGCGCAATCATCAAATGAATGACCGTGATAATACCCGGAGTAATAACTATAGGCGCCTACGATGATATTAGGATTTGTAACCTGTTCTGATAATAACTTGCCGCGGAATGGGCTTTCGAAATAATTTTCCATACTGTTCATTTTTACATCGGGAACAGCAAGGTACGATTAGTTTACGGGCCGGCATGCAAGGGTACCGATATTTTACGGCCCGGTAGCGACGACCGGGCCGGCTGTTGCGATGTGATTATGCCTTCAGCGAGTCCAGCGCGCCGAAAGCATGGTCTATAACGATCTTCCAGTGGCCGTCTGCCTGCCGCTTCATCACTTCTATTCCTTTGGCGCTGATCTTCACCTCTTCGCCATCGGTGATGCTCCATTCAGAGCGGCCTACGGCCACATCTCCCGTCTGCAGGCAATACACGGTTTTGATGGCCATCGTTCCCTTTACCGACAGGATAGACCTGACAGCTTCTTCAAACTGTTCTCTGCCGGATACCACCTT encodes:
- the catB gene encoding type B chloramphenicol O-acetyltransferase, with the protein product MENYFESPFRGKLLSEQVTNPNIIVGAYSYYSGYYHGHSFDDCAKYLMPDRTDVDKLIIGSYCSIGSGAAFIMAGNQGHRHDWVSSFPFFYMPEVAAFEGSIDGFRPAGDTVIGNDVWIGTEAVVMPGVKIGHGAIIGSRALITKDVAPYSVMGGNPGKEIRKRFPEEDIARLLEMEWWNWPDDMLKAAMPLLCSSDIKTLYNFYKSQSR
- a CDS encoding DinB family protein, whose amino-acid sequence is MKRTAWFDRSFPAITDNGVMPDIIERLAGTPARLEELTRGAAEAALVHKSGDQWSAQEEAGHLSDMEPLWSGRFDDFANGQQELRVADLTNQRTHQANHNATALPELLRQFREQRALLVKKLQALNDTQMNNTALHPRLKTPMRVIDLAYFVAEHDDHHLAGIREKLLSA
- a CDS encoding YybH family protein, yielding MNLPKKAEEVHAALAAAFNTGNIDTVFNIYDYNGIIVPEPGKVVSGREQFEEAVRSILSVKGTMAIKTVYCLQTGDVAVGRSEWSITDGEEVKISAKGIEVMKRQADGHWKIVIDHAFGALDSLKA
- a CDS encoding DUF6882 domain-containing protein, producing MSDSTALSAKDLIAQYGGIALDKQNDLSAIIGDNNWNADLNEGTISFGDHLTFPIQILGTFSHSSETFLWGWANTQSNIPENLLQQALQLKAYGEAHQVPLFTTSQFEGAVNDVHYIGLIASGMFGASAYYVADYGSGALLVTIQSDVIDKTRTDSPQRVLTVFPQLISLFEMDHQLALTSYLNAKAFRVTSKDRELSATYNGSTIVATFDELHRLASLNGTLS
- a CDS encoding GNAT family N-acetyltransferase, which produces MQPEVTLRRITVNNVEDICDLSKTLSPAQRNKVADNGESIAVAHYSEDAWFRAIYAGEEPVGFIMLHTAADWSDGLDFPGMFLWRFMIAGPEQGKGYGRKAIGLVLRNLAARKIYELYTSCGEGEASPLEFYQRLGFTATGVYYDDEAELKLTFTDATVEQLLS